The Coccinella septempunctata chromosome 6, icCocSept1.1, whole genome shotgun sequence genome segment TGTAGAAGGATATTTGTGTGTTCTTCCATTCTAGAATGGTAGTTTCTACTTCTTGCTTTCACGGCATCTTGGGCTAAGGGTATTTTCAGATCATCGTGGAGTGTTTGGTTGGTAACATACATGCATTGCATGCATTGCCTATCATTCGGAATATCTTGGACTGGAACCTTTGAATGATGGCTATATTTGACTTCTCAGTAGCCTATAGATTTCCTTGGTctacttcattttttttttcaatatgttcTTTCTAAGTAAGCTACGCCACTACCAACGATTCCAGTTCTGTCAATTCAACTTGACATTAGATTCCATCTACGTCATCACCTTCCTGAAGAATTGCTGAATTGCACCTtctttctatatcttcttgacaCCAACGAGCTTCGAGACAGAGACTTTCATTTTGAGATAGAATTCTACATCAAGACCCATTTTTAACTGATATACAGGGCGAGCCTCGATCCGTCGATAACTCTTACAAATTTTGTACTAGGAGAACTTAACATATTTTTGACCTCATAGGGTTGCTCCAACGTGGAGAACACAATAACACCCTGctttttcaaatgggaatacCCAACATACAACACTCTATTTTGATAAACCATTAATAGAAAACCATCGATAGAAACTACATATCTCACAATGTTTCACACCATATTTCTAAATCTGAAGATTTGAAAGGTTCAAACAATTCATTCAAAACTGTCTTTATGTCCAATTGGCGACAAATGAATTAATATCTCCAAATTCTTGAGGTTTGGGAAGTTCAAATGAACTGTAGTTCAAATTTTGTAGAGAAACTAAAAATCTTATAGGGGTTTTCCTTTGGAATAATAACTACTGGCATAACCAGAAGTACCACCGAGAAGAgaatattttagttgaatagGTCTTGACCATTCATTATTTTCCacacaatttcagaaaaaaatttcattcggtTCTTTAGGTACTGCTAGTGGCCATCCCGTATATATTACGATTTCTATGAGTATATGCTGCTGATCCTACTACGTTTTTCTTCAACATTTActtttccgtctttttttttttaatgtttcacTCAGCTGCTCACATAATACTGGTTTTCGTCATTGACAAGTCAATATGTAAATGAAACTGATAACTTTAATTTCAGAGGGAACAATTGAGAGATCACGAGGAGAGAGTAACTAGACTTGAAGCAGAATTAGATGAACATAGGCGATGCCAACCCGAAAAGGGGTCGAAATCTTTAGTCATACAAAATTATAAAGAGAAAGAAAACTATCTCAATTATGAGGTGAGATGCTTTAACATTAATTTTAAACAAGTTAATAAATCATTTTTCGGTTAAAGGTGAAAAGATACAGGACATATGCTTACATCCTAAGAATAAGAATTGGTCAATATCAAGAAGTGACTGATTTGAAAGAAAATAGTATAGGTGAGCTGGACGAGGCAATGGGTGTGACATTGATGGACGAGACAAGCGCGTTAGTCCCCCCTCCCATACCTGACAGAATGTCGCCTTCAACAAACAGACATAGTTATAGACAAGCCATCTACAGTAGAAATACAATCCACAGTGAATCTGAAAATGGTTAATGAAACGAAGGAACgccttcgaaatcaattataGTCACGTGCAATTATTGAAACATTGTGGCATAAAGGTTTCAATTGAGTTTTCAGGGAACTACATGATTTATTTATACAAATTTTATGCATATTATATAGTAGTCGATTTTAAATTGAGAAGCCAACGCATTCATCACTTCagatttttatattgatttttgAACCTTCCATGAACTCTCctttgaacttttttgttaCAAAATAGTTGGGAGGAACCAttttaaatattgatatatacCTGTTTATTTAATTTTATATATACATCTAAAATATTGTTTTATTATTTAAAAATAAACTATTGTAAATTGGCAGTATTAATATTTAGTTTTACTTAAAAGAGGATCAAATGATTAGTGTTTGAAATGTTATAAAGTTGTTGATTGAGCAAATTGCTCTAAAATGATAGTTTAAGAAATAATAAAACTGTATTGATTCGAGATTCACGCGTTTAATCCCTTTAGACCTTGGAGATTCTCAGTAGGCCAATGTTCTTGTTaaacaaaattaattcagatacattaAATCCAATGATATGGAAAATCAACAAATGCGTATTTGCATATTGCACACATATGTTCCTCATGACACGTAGcttagttgaaaaaaaatacttgtaggtgtttgattttttttccgtGCGTTTGATAACGCGCTGGCTGTCATATGAGTTTAGCATATGTTTGGAAGCCTTTCAACTTGAATAATTAGTGTGTTGGTTGGACGAAGGTTTAACTCATCAAGGAGTTTCTAAGGGACTCCGGGTTTTGAAAAGCGTAGTTAGTAGAGCGTGGAAACGCTATCCTACAAATGGAAGTGCTGCATATACTCATAGGGGTGGGAGAGCAATAGCCACAACTGTCGCACTAGATCGGCTAATACGGTTAGGTGAACGACAAAATTCGTTCTCAAAGCATAAGTAGCCGAGAACGGGGTCAACGATTACAATGAAAATTTCGTGACTTCCACGATTCCTTTCGGTGGTGGCTCAGTGTGCGTTCGGAAAGGCATTTGTTTTATGGGCGCACAGGTATTATTATCCTTATTAATGTAAGCATGACGGCGGTAAGGTAACGTGATTTGATTATAAAATCTGTTATTGTTCCCTCTCCTGCAGCGTTCGGAGATAAATTTATGTTTAATCGACGATAAATGGTCGTCCACGGGCCAGAAATGTCAAAGAACGcataaaaatatatggcattAACCGAATGGATCGGCCCGCTGCCTCTCCAAACTATCACAACAATTGCACCGCTTATCTGACCCACCGCTGACATTACAACAGCTCGCCAATGCTTTGACGGACATTTTGCAAAACATTCcacaaactttcattgatacAATGCCAAATAGAGTAAGAACTCAGAGCTGagagcaagagctacaaccCGATATAATGGGTTATCTTAAGATATTTTGAATAAATCCTCTTGGATATTGTTACGAGCCAGAGCCGGTTCCTTGCAGGTCCAAGACAGCTGTAACAAAAATTCGGTGAAAAACTCATCTAAGTGAAAATCATGGGATTCACtttatttttatggattttcatcaagtatcggctacATCAATACTTCAGTTTCACTAGAAATCTATATTTGGAAGAACTAGTAACAAAGAGGAGTCTTTGCTAGGGTGCGTTCCACTAGGCGCTCACGCCGTTCACAACGATCACGACCACGACCGCCCGAATTACCGTTCCACTAGTGCCCGGCTTCAAAAGCGTATAGGCTAGTGGAACGGTACGTGAGCGACGGTGAACtcgtttttgaaaattcaaatagcgAAATGAATGCAGAAATCAGTTTTATATAATTTGATTCTCTTGAGAAAGATGAAGAACCAAACTCTCGCCAAGTTCTTCTTTGATTTAAGCGGTTTAGCTTTCACAACATTGGTACAGTGGGAATCAGAATTTATTTACAAATCTTGTGTTCTTGTTCGTGAGAAAGCAATATTGTTCAAAGATCTTTGATAGTGTTGAAGATGGACTCCGATATTTTACAAAATTTACGAGTTGTAGCGGAATTtgatgataaaataaataaataataactttatttcaaAGTTCAAATGAAATCGACGTCACGAAATCAACGATAATTCATCCATTTTAAATTTAGCGCCACGCGTTCACAAACGACCACTTCGACCAACGGGCAGAGATGGGTCGTCagcagagatatagaaggggggagattgagcttcaAGCTGCGCGAACTGGCTAAAATTGAAGGCCGCCATTTGTCAGGAAATATATACAGCACCGCCTAAAAGTGATAGCATGTGGCAAGAGTTATATACAGGGGCacgtaaaattcagaatttgaatgTTATGATTTCATGATATTGATAACAGTActtgaaattatgatttttcggtcaattcgtttcttatttcttcagtacaatacaaaatgaataccaaaaatgtcaacgaaggaaaaaattttttgttttatgtatTCTGGTGAATATAATGAGATGTCCAAATATTGAACATATCATCTAAACCAATGAATCCTTTCGAATTATATTCAAGCGTTTGTAAACAACgatgaattttaatttaattgtctTTTCTTCTTTTCGTCTTTTCTAAATAGGtaacgttttcaaaataaaatccatgatttcgaagattctagcaaTTTGGTCTTATGGGGTAGTTTGATATATAGACTTCGAAGCGTCACCAATATTTGGTTTGTTCCAGAATCGCTTCTTTTCACTACTAATTACGATCAGAGGAAAGTAACCTGAAAAATTGCTCGTCCACTTTCCTTCgagatgcaattctggaactctgctttcaagttttaatttttacttTCTGTTTCTAAGGAAACACGATTTTGTCTATTTGAAGGACACTAAATTTTTTGCACAAAGTGGATAAATTgatctgatattttttattggaagtaaGACATGATATGATGAAAGCTAACAAGTCGATAAATTTTTCAGTAGCTACTGGTattaaatatataaaagaaaaaaacatttttctattcattttatttatacaatattGTATATCCAGTATCGATTGCTGCATAAAATCAACTGATGAAGTCTTCTAATTGcagaaccttgaatttttcagtataaactttttacagattgaatattctaattttaaaatgagatctggcaatatttttcactaaaagaaaGCCATAATGTCCTCCAATCactgaagaatataaaaaatgttctttcaaggaagggaacaaatcatcaacttgatcataaaatttttgggatTGAATTGTTGCAAATGcttcgagaaaattttcatctcttgaaactctattttcagttgaaatcatcaaattccTGATTGATATATCGTTATAATTCCATATGATGGTACATGAAGTCCctctgaaacaaacaaaaaataaaatcatctcagtTTCATATCTCATCTTACcttgatttttgaagaatattacaaTTCCCTCAAGACTGGAACTTTTAGGGTCACAGTATCATTCTCTACATTTTTTAAATGTCTCTTCATCAATGTGGCACTGAATCAAAAGATTTCTCCCAATGATGGgcagcattttcagaaatacgtTGATCTTGTCTCAAAAATTCCATCACTTCTTTCAtgtgttgtattttatttttaagagacttaattgtataatttccttctatatggagttttttcaattcgatgagtcttttcatcaattttgaaggagaaatactgaaacaagtttaaaaaatttgtaaatctatcaaagatattcaaaaattgatataattgggAACTTACCTATAATTGTGAAGTAAGCCATCGTAAATATCCTGCTATTCAGCGAAAAAAAGCTAATAAAACCACACGAATCCGCTGAATATCACCAAAAATACgttccacagattacagagtagataccaaagattatagagtaggaagatgggaaacgaccctactaatctagtactaaaaaccgactacactttgggcctgtgtttcacatattgagaaattagatggcgctgaaatcgtaatgTCAAACAGTAAAATTACAGTTGTCTGCTTTATAATttaggggcgcgaaattcgaattttattccttgtattggattcgaatatcgacttagtcgagaccagaaaaaaacatcctgagcgacaaaacagaaccagggctttgtttcgtgatcaggatgttttttttatgaaaacattgttttgaatcaattaatatattaatgaaatactctgttagatttgctatatttttattcgaaatttataaaaaaaatatgacagaattgaagattttacagggtatatttaaaggtgaggtttttttttgacatttaCAACGGGTGAGAATAATTGTGTCGaaattctcacctttgaaaacacctgtatacaaatattacagctttgaataaaggatacaaaagtacatattgaatattatatatcGAAGTTCTTatttccatgcaataaatttttttgaggcaatagaatttgttgaatttgtacaatctttattagaaataatgaacaaATAATCGATATAGGTACCATATATTTTGCATTCCAAGGAGTTGattgttaatttcagttttcggatctttctatcacttcttctggggaaagacttggaagtactctacagagtgtgggaacttctttcaggtacattcgaaagaatatctgaaaaaggggaAGTTCTTGTAATCTACTTTCATAATacaacaattaattcaatatattgcataaattttctcatatataagatgataattcattcaattattcttgtcacagatatctaggatgacttaccatcagtatttgtcGTAACACTTTCAATCTGCTTGCTTTCCATTTAATGTGACCCCTCCATGAAcggaatgcttcctgcatataaagaagatatgcattcaatatatgataaatgagtaatgaattcagttatgcattgcagatatctaggaaGACTTACCATCATTATTCGATGTATCAGTTTCCAACTGCTCGGCCTCCATCGCATAAGGTTCCTTTGGTGGCCCTTTCATgcatgggatgcttcctgcatacagcaacttgcgtggatgaaaagattcaaattgactttaagtaaaatgcaaagattatagattatagaacctaactataatctttggtagaaGGTTCgctgcacatggtgtagcttttactcaagtcaatgtcttgacgcccggaaaattctatccacttcagaacactgaaaataaaaatcaatcaacatccgagtcacatggtacgagtttcaatacttacgattCCATTTTCTTTGGTGAATTCAAAAACCTTATATTCGGAGAATCCCAAACGACAGTTtcaacagttcttcaccatacaatattttccatacgatattttgagcaaaatcttcgattttgaagttttcactataTACACAAATAACATTGAAATAAGGTGACTAGAACGAGCGAGTTGAACGAgcggtacgaaaatcaaaacgtaaacaaaacggccatgttgaaatatctccatgaaatgccaaatggcccttgaataaatattttaaccagtctttgtattttaatacacaacggaaccaccaggcggcgctcacgcaagtgtagtcgcttcgtttcccatcttccttctctataatctttggtagatacgttcatatttgttattattgtttACATTCTTTTGACTTGACAGCAGGCAATGGCAGCTAAATGACAAGAATATTCACTAAATTGTTAGACCGTGATCATAATACCGTGCTATGACCTGACAAATGGCGGACCCACTTTTGTCCCATGAAAATAGGATGCGCAGTGGTcgaagctcaatctccccccttctatatctctggtcgTCAGTCGTCATGATTGAAAACGATGACGCCATCGATTCGAAGCGGGCGATCGTGATCTTCTAGTGGAACGGCCTTAGGTCGTCGTGAGCGTTGTGAGCGCCTAgtaaacaaaatatttcaagaaatttttttttatacaaaaaaaaagactggcctactctgtaatctgtggaatAGGCACCATAGATTTGTGCCTGACGTATTTTGTCAAAACTCAAAACACTCATAACCTCaatatttgttttcaaataaCAGAAAGTGGGAATCTGtaccctttaatttttttctgtatgcagtttaattttttctttaaataACAAAAATGAGTAAAGTAAATGAGGATGAAATAGATCCCGACTATGCGATGCACAATATTGCTTTAAAAAGAGctgaaaaactgaaagaaggtatgtacatttttctattgaaatttctcttgttattaaggtatttttcagaaaatactaattctgttgaaaaactgaaagaaataCTTAACGAAGAATTCAATAAAGATTTAGTTGAACGTCAGAATCAACTAGAacaaatcgaaaaacaaatacaTAAAACCAGAAAACTAATGCACCTTATGAGATATGTCCTCATAAGTTCCTACTATAATAAAAAAGAATTGGAATATAATGGAAACGATGAAGTCTTGGCAAAAGCCGAAACCAGTTATTTATTTGACCAGAATAGGATTCACCCAGCATTAAAAAAACTGTTAGGTAATTATTATAGAGTTTAAGTTACATGTTCGTCATTCACCAAAATTGAATATTGTCCAATTCAGCATACATTTAATATTGTCTTTCAATATGTGAATCAAGAATTCTCTCATTAATATGCTTCATAATGTTTTCAATAACAAAGACATACTATTTAGGAAAGAATGGATCCGCCCCTGACTTCAATATATGTAGGAGTGCtagaaggaataagggagacaGCAAACCAAATGTTATGGTGGAAAATTTAAGTAGCgataaattcaaaaatgtagATCCTTCAAGTCATAAATCTACATCAAGCCAGGTTATGGAGGGCTGTAGTACTCCACAACAAACTATTGGGTTTGAAAGAAACagacagaaaataaaaaatcaagtGATAGTAGGTAATATATCTAAATGGATGCCTTCATCTGAAGAAGATAAATTAACACACAAATGGATGGTTTATGTTAGAGGTCCAAAAGAAAACCCTGATGTCTCCCATTTTATTGAAAAAGTGGTGTTTTACTTGCATCCATCATATAAACCAGATGATGTAGTAGAAGTCAGGTATTTAATTCGAGATTTTTCACTTAATAGCTATTACTAAGGTTGCATTCACAAACTCACTCCGAgggtagagtatgagtatgactatgctcagagagcatactttGAGGAAGAAAAAGTATGTGTGTGAACTTTTcaagtaatcagagcttactcatgGCTTAATCAGAGTAAGTGTGAATGCAATCTATGATGTAAATATATGCCTAGTGCTGTAGACTTCATAATATATGGTGGACTGGCCCATGCACTTCTTTTGTGTTCAAAGCTTCCTGTAGAGCTCCTCCCCAGTAAAGCTACCAGAACCACCATGGaataatagatttttttttcgggCCATAACTTTGGGATGATTTAATAATACCCTAGTGAAAaatttttgctctccaattgtTGGAGAAATAGCGGTTTCCACTAGCTCACAGTCAAGCTAgcaaatcctgaaagaatgttTGTCAATAATCTGATCACAACATAATTTCATGCTAATTTAAGGAGCTAATTAAATAAGCCtagtggaaatttttttttccaataattaGAGAAATCATTTAATGATTTGGGTGCTAGTAGAACCTATGATCTTGGATAGCAAATGTTTTCACTATGGTTATAAGTAAGCTTAAAATTATGACTAGCTTTTATAGGGTGAAGTGTTCACAACTATACTGAATTAAGAACAAATTTCAGtactgaaaatttaaaatttatcaGTCTGATGCATGGGCAGATTCAGATCAAGGTTAAGCGCATTGAAAAATGATGTGATAACAATTTCCAAGTCAACTTTCTCAGTtgtaataaggataaattcagatgcatatcacccgctgatatgaatatcaaaaagtgttacgatctgaattgaactagctaatttgccatcgtcaaggacCCACAATTTCTCAATTATGATTGGCGACGCTAAGCAACTCTCCAGTCCAGTCTCTAGagaacaacaaatgtttattttcccttccatgtatttatgttccaaggttTGCAATTCATACAAGATCTAGAGTCTCTAATAGATTAAGATTAGTAGCGGATCTACCTTCGAAGTGTATCCTCTGACCTTAAAGGTCAATAGATTTAATATACTTGCCTGAACCCAGAGGATTTACGTGTGCCAGAAGCACTGCGCTTCATGAGTTTATGAGAACTCttattaaaataccaaaaatcttCACTCTTTTTTGATGTATAAAAAGGCACATTAAttattctagttacaaaaattgacagcAGGCGTATATACAAGCTTTATGACAAACTTCGACAGATGGTAGCTGTgcttattctgaaaattttttttttataaacatatatccgattcgtttttgtttagaagctacaatcatttgaaaaatcatatttttatattcgaatcataataataaattaaaattttgagactataaaaattgttcaaaatatCCACCTTCGGCTTGAATGCAAGCTTCACATTGACGAACTAAAGATGCCTTTACTCGGCAGATCAGATCGTTTCGTATTTGCTTCGCTGCATCTTGAATTCTATCAAGTAATTGTTGATGAGATTAGATTTCAACATGATAAACAAGCATCTTATGtccccataaataaaaatttaaggGATTTAGATCAGGCGAACGAGGTGGCCATGTATTGGTCCTCCTTGACCTATCCATTTATTCAGTCAAATGACTACTTTTCTCCCTCTATTTGGTAGTGCACCATCATGCTGATACCACATATGTATTTCAAACAATGTTGAGCTCTAAAAGTCATCAATGAAGTCAAAAAGGTTGTACTCCAAAAAATCATTTATAACATGTACTGGCatcaaatcatttttaaaaATCCCACCCCAAACGTTTACACTGAAACGTTGCTGAAATCATCTTTGTCTAATGCTATATGGATTCTGCAGTGCCCATACATGATCATTATGGTTATTGTGGATACCATCCTTAGTGAAACAagtgtcaaatgaataattaaaaaaaccgatattttctgtcggcctacttgatcaaaacatgaaaaatataagttttcaaatgcttgtaactcctaAACGATTACTAATCGGACCTacgttcataggaaaaaaatttttcaaaagaagcacagctaccttctgtcaaagtttgtcatagagcttgtagaacaccctgtataatccttCAAAAAATACAAGGAAAGGTGATAAAACAAATCTATCTATTTGAACAaattgtgaaataaaaaaatctacTGATGAAATGTCAGGTTTTTTATAGAGGATAAATATCGCATTCATATAGGATATGGCtgcatcaaaatttttttcataacgtAAAATTAAATTCGTTTGAAGAATCCTCATACTTgacgagcaaaaaatttctaaaaaggcATTTCTAAATTCCGAAAACGGCTGAATCGATTCTGGCCAAAATCGAGACCTTCGTCACGCTTCAGACGAATAGAGTATTTTTTACGAAATGTAAGAGGGCGCATAACATCGCCTATAAGTTCTACAGGAAGCAATAAGTTTTAATCTCCGCGCGCATGTGATTTGTggattttaaattttcagtaCTCAAATCAGTACAATATTCGCGCAGAAAATCTTGTGAAATTTGCGTACCGTTATCATCTGAAGGTACATTTCCTACAAGCATTATTTTGATTTCCCTCTCACATATGTCTCAAATGCAATATGTATTTTCAGGTCTATGCCTAGTAGCTAATTATTTACCCACCCTTTCTAcagatatttcattttgttttagcAAACCCCCCTTTCATTTATCCAGGATGGGTTGGGGAGAATTTCCTATAAGATTACAAATATATTTTGTTTGTACTAGAAATAAGccattggaaatatttcataatcttAAATTGGATAAGACTTATTCTGGAAGACAAACATTAGGTGAATAAATATTACTTGTGTGGTTTGTACAGTATTTACTGTTTACTCTCattttcattgaatgaaatgCACTGCTCAAAAATCGATAGGGCAGTTGTAACGAAAAACTGGGATGCTGTGCCCGTCTAAGTGCTATTAATCCAGGAATCTATTCCTGTATCCACTGTGTATAATTTGGTCAAGTTGCACATCAGCCAAACGTCTTCTCGACATGACTGATGCATCAATATATTGTTTCCATTTCTTCAATTAATGTCAATTTATATCGAACTTATGCGTTCAAACGAGGAGAAAACAGGTTTAGTAACAAAATTCGTATGATTTTTTTTGCCACCATCTGCAGCCTACTACAATTAATCGAATTCAGAGGGCATGAGCTTGATGAAGTAGCAAACGAATATGATAAAaacaaatcaaaatatttcagttcttcCCAAAAGAACTCGTGTAAAATAGATATTCCAAGTAAATTAAAAGgcacaaataaagaaaaatttatatgtGATActtatcaattgttgagcagtgtagatTGAAATATGTAGTTGAATTAAGTAAGTGTAGTTGAATACTTATCCTTTAGGATGCCAAGAAAATTATAacaagattttttcatttcaggaaatgaaactattttcgatttttacttgTATGATGATAAACTGAACAACTCTTCTGAATCTGAAGATATTCAGGGATACATTAACTCTTCAAATTCTCATAGCAGAGtagaaaaaaaacatgaaattgTTGCCGTTACTGATATCTGTGAAAAGGAAACAGCTAATTCAACTGAAGGTTTGTGTTTACTATACACTTTGAGAGGAAATCATTCAGTTGAGTAATATGTTCATCTCACataatagatttttttttcagaatctgtGCCAAATTTTGAACATGACTATTGTACTGAAGATATGAAACCAGATATTGGGGAAATTACTTTAACAGaaaacaattatgattcccACAGTTTTGAGCACTCTTACAGTTATCCCCCtactcatgaatttttcaacattgaagtgaaaaaaaataagccaGAATTaatccaacaacaaaaaaatccaCTCATATATGGTTTAGATGAATCATACTCTGAAACATATTCGGATATGAAGAAAAAAGAACCATTATTTTATCGTAAAACATTAGTTTACACTACCAAAGATCCTACTTTCAAAAGTAGCCAAGCTTCTTCGTCAAGTAAGGCCAAGGTAGTTGGGAATAAGAAGAGATCTTCAGAATCCCTAGTCAAGAAAATGTATaccaaaaaattatattctcaaAGCACTACTACAAACAGTAGCTCTGAAATAGAAACAACCAAAAATCATAGCATACAAATTAAACTACCTAGAAATGATCGCAACAttctcaaattcaaaaatttaggAGAGGCCTTACCCTATATATTCAAACGTGCACCTTTAATTGCAGACATCCACAATAATATTTATCCCTTCACAGCTTCATCCTCTGAAGAATACAATTCTTGGAGCTTATCCCAGCAGACGAACGCAGAAGTAAGATAGTATTTACATTTGTATTTATATTTGTTAATAATGTGATATAATCAAACATTGAATTCGgttgatacttgatgaaaattcctAATCAGACTGTCCCCTGAAATTACCTACTTGATTTTCACTAAAATGTGttaacctgaagatgctattgttacAGCGAAACATGTGTAGTGCTTAAATAACTTATCCCATTGAAAATCAAGtaatttgaaaaactaaattaaCTTATTATCACTAGAATGCGTTATATAACCACACATTTGTTTTACTATAATGATAGCATCTTCAGATTTTCTAGTGAAAATCAAAGTATCTTTTCAGCATTGTgatcttgaatttttc includes the following:
- the LOC123314878 gene encoding YEATS domain-containing protein 2-like; this translates as MSKVNEDEIDPDYAMHNIALKRAEKLKEENTNSVEKLKEILNEEFNKDLVERQNQLEQIEKQIHKTRKLMHLMRYVLISSYYNKKELEYNGNDEVLAKAETSYLFDQNRIHPALKKLLGKNGSAPDFNICRSARRNKGDSKPNVMVENLSSDKFKNVDPSSHKSTSSQVMEGCSTPQQTIGFERNRQKIKNQVIVGNISKWMPSSEEDKLTHKWMVYVRGPKENPDVSHFIEKVVFYLHPSYKPDDVVEVSKPPFHLSRMGWGEFPIRLQIYFVCTRNKPLEIFHNLKLDKTYSGRQTLGNETIFDFYLYDDKLNNSSESEDIQGYINSSNSHSRVEKKHEIVAVTDICEKETANSTEESVPNFEHDYCTEDMKPDIGEITLTENNYDSHSFEHSYSYPPTHEFFNIEVKKNKPELIQQQKNPLIYGLDESYSETYSDMKKKEPLFYRKTLVYTTKDPTFKSSQASSSSKAKVVGNKKRSSESLVKKMYTKKLYSQSTTTNSSSEIETTKNHSIQIKLPRNDRNILKFKNLGEALPYIFKRAPLIADIHNNIYPFTASSSEEYNSWSLSQQTNAEWSRAKVIKTFIDNEQVHEHEKWSAKTIMIYGKSHGYSPKANLSAPEKNTAEIKLINNCFSSSVDLPYSPQKYSADISLDIVNESESPQKKKQKLQCINISDPTLQMECSYIREEALECGVVLKSEQIEDDIIFNGAERMILEAVKCLANHLVRRSLHFASTSRSFNGEINTVHLQKARNERKELNALTQFRIKQTNKKYFF